From the genome of Deltaproteobacteria bacterium, one region includes:
- a CDS encoding FAD-dependent oxidoreductase — MVVGSGIAGIQASLDLANSGMKVYLVENDISIGGIMAQLDKTFPTNDCSACILSPKLVEVGRHPNVEILTNRTVLSVDGEAGRFDVRLKRAPRYVDISKCTGCGDCAGVCPVSVPSAFNEGLDERKAIYRKFPQAIPSAFAIDKLGTAPCKAACPTHISVQGYVALIAAGKYKEALKLIKQENPFPAVCGRVCNHPCESACKRAEVDEPVSIMYLKRFVADLDLNDESKYIPEVKDKRDKKVAVIGGGPAGLTAAYYLAVEGYRVTVFEALPVAGGWLSVGIPEYRLPKDIINAEIKIIEELGVEIRLNTRVGVDVSYDELKRDYDAVFLGVGTHVSSKLNAPGEDLEGVVHGIDFLKRVNLGEKVFLGNKVAVIGGGNVAMDAVRTALRTGSKEAFVLYRRTRAEMPASPEEIEEAIQEGIKMEFLAAPVRVLGDGGKVTGIECIRMELGEPDASGRRRPVPVKGSEFTIDLDAVIPAIGQQTDLSFISEDSGIAVNKWDTFEVDPVTFMTSAEGVFAGGDAVTGPATVVEAINAGKEAAKSIDRYLRGEDVKAGRERNWKECIADKGDVSWMPREARPELRELDANDRKTHFREVVQAYTEEEAVREANRCLSCGVCSECYQCVEACIAGAIDHEMKEEEETIAVGAIIASPGTELFHASLRGEYGFGVYDNVVTSIQFERILSASGPYFGHVQRLSDGKEPRKVAFIQCVGSRDVNCGNSWCSSVCCMYATKEAIIGKEHAKNLEPTIFYMDIRAYGKDFDRFVTRAKEEYGIRYIRAIPSSVKELQQTKNLLLTYVQEDGTLVEEEFDMVVLSVGLMPPREAKELAANLGIELEEHGFVKTSLENPVQTSRDGVYVCGVFGGPKDIPETVMEASSAAACAEGLLASQRGTLIKEAELPAEMDMRGTGPRIGVFVCHCGINIGGVVDVPGVVEYAKSLPNVVYTTDNLFTCSQDTAVKMGEVIKEHNLTRVVVASCSPRTHEPLFQENCEKAGLNRYLFEMANIRDQDSWVHMHEPEAATEKAKDLVRMAVAKAQFLKPLKPGQLSVNKAALVIGGGIAGITAALSLAAQGFESHLVEKERELGGNYGKLYYTLEGLDTRAHLARLVDEVRKNELIHVHTGAEIKSIEGFIGNYKTTVTAAGKEEQFEHGVVIVATGAYEYQPKEYLYGQHNAVVTQRELEELLATKDPRAAKAKRVVMIQCVGSRCEERPYCSRYCCSEAIKNALKLKELDPSADVTILYRDVRTYGLKEDYYKKAREANVKFVRYEENLKPEVISNGSKIRVSTFDYILNETVEMEADLLALSVGTIPNAGNEKVGMMLKIPINQDGFFLEAHVKLRPVDFATDGVFFCGMAHSPKMSDESISQANAAVSRACTILTKDFIEAEGKTAYVIKERCMACGLCEANCPFGAIEVDVKEGCAVVNSVLCKGCGVCTASCRMNAVDLNGFNNEEILAQIAAL; from the coding sequence ATGGTAGTGGGTTCGGGGATCGCCGGTATTCAGGCATCCCTGGATCTTGCGAATTCGGGTATGAAAGTATACCTCGTCGAGAATGATATCAGCATTGGCGGTATCATGGCCCAGCTCGACAAGACCTTCCCCACCAACGATTGTTCCGCCTGCATCCTTTCCCCCAAACTGGTTGAAGTCGGGAGACACCCGAATGTGGAGATACTCACCAACAGGACGGTCCTGTCGGTGGATGGTGAGGCCGGCAGATTCGATGTCCGGTTGAAAAGAGCACCGCGGTACGTGGATATCAGCAAATGCACCGGATGTGGTGATTGCGCCGGTGTCTGTCCCGTTTCCGTTCCCTCCGCTTTTAATGAAGGTCTTGATGAGCGGAAAGCGATATACCGCAAGTTTCCCCAGGCGATCCCGAGTGCCTTCGCGATAGACAAACTGGGAACGGCGCCCTGCAAGGCGGCATGTCCCACACACATCAGCGTCCAGGGGTATGTGGCGCTCATCGCGGCGGGCAAATACAAGGAAGCGCTGAAACTGATCAAACAGGAGAACCCCTTTCCCGCCGTGTGCGGCCGGGTCTGCAACCATCCCTGTGAATCGGCCTGTAAGCGGGCGGAAGTGGATGAGCCCGTTTCGATCATGTACCTCAAACGGTTCGTGGCAGACCTCGATCTGAACGATGAATCGAAATATATTCCCGAAGTCAAGGACAAGAGGGACAAGAAGGTCGCCGTCATCGGCGGTGGTCCCGCCGGTCTCACGGCAGCCTACTATCTGGCCGTTGAAGGATACCGGGTCACGGTCTTCGAGGCGCTGCCCGTCGCGGGCGGCTGGCTCTCCGTCGGTATTCCCGAATACCGCCTTCCCAAGGACATCATCAATGCCGAAATAAAGATCATAGAGGAGCTGGGTGTCGAGATCCGGCTTAATACCAGGGTCGGGGTCGATGTTTCCTACGACGAGCTCAAAAGAGATTATGACGCCGTCTTCCTGGGGGTCGGTACCCATGTGAGCAGCAAGCTGAACGCGCCCGGCGAAGACCTCGAGGGCGTCGTTCACGGCATCGATTTCCTCAAACGGGTCAACCTTGGGGAAAAGGTGTTCCTCGGCAACAAGGTCGCCGTCATCGGCGGTGGAAACGTGGCGATGGATGCCGTACGGACCGCACTGCGAACGGGCTCGAAAGAGGCATTCGTCCTCTACCGCCGGACCCGCGCGGAAATGCCCGCGTCACCGGAAGAGATAGAAGAGGCCATCCAGGAAGGGATCAAGATGGAATTTCTGGCGGCCCCCGTCAGGGTCCTTGGTGACGGCGGCAAGGTGACCGGTATCGAGTGCATCAGGATGGAGCTGGGCGAACCGGACGCGAGCGGACGGCGGCGCCCCGTACCCGTCAAGGGGTCCGAATTCACCATCGACCTCGACGCCGTCATTCCCGCGATCGGCCAGCAGACCGACCTTTCCTTTATTTCAGAGGACAGCGGGATCGCCGTGAACAAGTGGGATACCTTCGAAGTCGATCCCGTTACCTTCATGACCAGTGCCGAAGGGGTTTTCGCCGGTGGTGACGCCGTGACAGGACCCGCGACGGTCGTTGAGGCCATCAATGCCGGCAAGGAAGCGGCGAAATCCATCGACCGCTATCTCCGCGGCGAAGATGTGAAGGCGGGACGTGAGCGGAACTGGAAGGAATGCATTGCCGACAAGGGTGATGTGAGCTGGATGCCGCGAGAAGCCCGCCCGGAACTGAGAGAACTCGATGCGAACGACCGGAAGACCCATTTCAGGGAGGTCGTTCAGGCTTACACGGAAGAAGAGGCCGTCAGGGAAGCCAATCGCTGCCTGAGCTGCGGTGTCTGCTCCGAATGCTATCAGTGTGTCGAAGCCTGCATCGCCGGTGCCATCGATCACGAGATGAAGGAAGAGGAAGAGACCATAGCCGTCGGTGCCATCATCGCGTCACCGGGCACGGAGCTCTTTCATGCCTCTCTCCGCGGTGAGTACGGGTTCGGCGTGTATGACAACGTGGTCACCAGTATTCAGTTCGAGAGAATTCTCTCGGCCTCGGGTCCATACTTCGGCCATGTACAGAGATTGTCCGATGGAAAGGAACCGCGGAAGGTCGCCTTCATCCAGTGCGTCGGTTCCCGTGATGTCAACTGCGGCAACAGCTGGTGCTCGTCGGTGTGCTGCATGTACGCCACCAAGGAGGCGATCATCGGCAAGGAGCACGCCAAGAACCTGGAGCCCACCATTTTCTATATGGATATCAGGGCCTATGGAAAAGACTTCGACCGTTTCGTGACACGGGCGAAGGAAGAATACGGCATCCGCTATATCAGGGCCATTCCATCGTCGGTGAAGGAACTGCAGCAGACGAAGAACCTTCTCCTGACCTACGTTCAGGAAGACGGGACGCTGGTCGAGGAAGAATTCGACATGGTGGTCCTTTCCGTGGGGCTCATGCCGCCCCGGGAGGCAAAGGAGCTGGCGGCGAACCTGGGTATCGAACTCGAAGAGCACGGATTCGTCAAAACGTCGCTGGAGAACCCCGTACAGACCAGCCGTGACGGTGTCTATGTCTGCGGTGTCTTCGGCGGTCCCAAGGACATTCCCGAAACGGTCATGGAAGCAAGCAGCGCCGCCGCCTGTGCCGAAGGCCTTCTCGCGTCGCAGCGTGGCACCCTGATCAAGGAAGCGGAACTGCCCGCCGAGATGGATATGCGGGGGACTGGCCCCCGGATCGGCGTTTTTGTCTGTCATTGCGGTATCAACATCGGCGGCGTCGTCGATGTGCCTGGCGTTGTCGAATATGCCAAAAGCCTTCCAAACGTGGTCTACACCACGGACAACCTCTTTACCTGTTCCCAGGATACGGCGGTAAAGATGGGAGAGGTGATCAAGGAACACAATCTCACCAGAGTGGTCGTGGCATCCTGCTCACCGCGCACCCACGAGCCGCTTTTCCAGGAGAACTGCGAGAAAGCCGGCCTGAACCGCTATCTTTTTGAGATGGCGAACATCAGGGACCAGGATTCCTGGGTCCACATGCACGAACCCGAGGCTGCAACGGAAAAGGCGAAGGACCTCGTCCGGATGGCCGTTGCGAAGGCGCAGTTCCTGAAACCATTGAAACCGGGACAGCTCAGCGTCAACAAGGCGGCGCTCGTCATCGGCGGCGGCATCGCCGGTATCACGGCGGCCCTCTCGCTGGCGGCCCAGGGATTCGAATCGCACCTGGTGGAAAAGGAAAGGGAACTGGGCGGCAACTATGGAAAACTGTACTACACCCTCGAGGGGCTTGACACCCGCGCGCACCTGGCGAGGCTCGTCGACGAGGTCCGGAAGAACGAACTCATACACGTTCACACCGGTGCTGAAATAAAGAGCATCGAGGGGTTCATCGGCAATTACAAGACGACCGTCACCGCTGCGGGCAAGGAAGAACAGTTCGAGCACGGTGTCGTCATCGTCGCCACCGGCGCCTATGAGTATCAGCCGAAGGAATACCTGTACGGGCAGCATAACGCCGTGGTGACCCAGAGAGAGCTTGAAGAACTGCTGGCGACGAAGGATCCCCGCGCGGCGAAGGCGAAGCGCGTGGTCATGATCCAGTGCGTCGGCTCGCGGTGCGAAGAGAGACCGTACTGCAGCCGCTACTGCTGCAGCGAGGCGATAAAGAACGCCCTGAAGCTGAAAGAGCTCGATCCCTCCGCTGATGTGACCATCCTTTACCGTGACGTACGCACCTACGGATTGAAGGAGGATTATTATAAGAAGGCCCGCGAAGCCAACGTAAAGTTCGTTCGCTATGAGGAGAACCTGAAACCGGAAGTGATCAGCAACGGTTCGAAGATCAGGGTGTCGACCTTTGATTACATCCTGAACGAGACCGTTGAAATGGAAGCCGATCTTTTGGCACTGAGCGTCGGTACCATACCGAACGCGGGGAACGAAAAGGTCGGCATGATGCTGAAAATACCCATCAATCAGGATGGATTCTTCCTCGAGGCGCACGTAAAGCTGCGCCCCGTGGATTTTGCCACTGACGGCGTGTTCTTCTGCGGCATGGCCCATTCACCGAAGATGAGCGACGAGTCCATTTCGCAGGCGAACGCAGCCGTGTCACGGGCCTGCACCATCCTGACAAAGGACTTCATCGAAGCCGAAGGCAAGACCGCCTATGTCATCAAGGAACGCTGCATGGCCTGTGGTCTGTGCGAAGCGAACTGTCCCTTCGGTGCCATAGAGGTTGATGTGAAGGAAGGATGTGCGGTGGTCAATTCCGTTCTGTGCAAGGGATGCGGTGTCTGCACCGCTTCGTGCAGAATGAACGCCGTCGATCTGAACGGATTCAATAACGAAGAGATCCTGGCGCAGATAGCCGCTCTGTAA
- a CDS encoding 4Fe-4S dicluster domain-containing protein, producing MKNIENQLREEAKKLLDDGKVNVIVGYEEGTLPGQTTPCFIESSADADRLVWNPFCSMNLAKYVHDIIHRHRDSQKRAKPEERTKKIVGVVARGCTTRSLILNLQEKQYEREELVIIGVPCTGYVARRKLDRAAGGKEIIGCAVNGDRLTVTTAGGDSDILLKDIISNSCMTCRYNNPIISDIMVGDPAPPMEPGREYDAVTEFENKTEEERWAYFAGEMDKCIRCYACRNACPSCYCKVCFLEQNQPKWIGVGVEETDTQVFQFMRMFHMAGRCVDCGSCVEVCPMGVDLRTFLKKLDKDGFELFEHRAGESLESLPPLSVHSMNDKEEFIYEPE from the coding sequence GTGAAAAATATTGAGAATCAATTGCGGGAAGAAGCAAAAAAACTGCTGGATGACGGTAAGGTCAACGTCATTGTCGGGTACGAGGAAGGAACACTTCCCGGGCAGACGACACCCTGTTTCATTGAAAGTTCGGCCGACGCCGACCGGCTTGTTTGGAATCCCTTCTGTTCCATGAATCTGGCAAAGTACGTTCATGATATCATCCATCGTCACAGGGACTCGCAGAAACGGGCGAAGCCGGAAGAACGGACGAAGAAGATCGTCGGTGTCGTGGCGCGGGGCTGTACCACGCGGTCACTCATTCTGAACCTGCAGGAGAAACAGTACGAAAGAGAAGAACTGGTCATTATCGGCGTTCCCTGCACAGGGTACGTGGCCCGCAGGAAACTTGACCGTGCGGCCGGTGGAAAAGAGATCATCGGGTGTGCCGTCAACGGCGACCGGTTGACGGTGACCACCGCCGGTGGTGACAGCGACATTCTCCTGAAAGACATCATTTCCAACAGCTGTATGACCTGTCGATATAACAATCCCATCATATCGGACATCATGGTGGGAGATCCGGCCCCTCCCATGGAGCCCGGCAGGGAATACGACGCCGTAACGGAATTCGAGAACAAAACAGAGGAGGAGCGCTGGGCCTATTTCGCCGGGGAGATGGACAAATGTATCCGCTGTTACGCCTGCCGGAATGCCTGCCCCTCCTGCTACTGCAAAGTATGCTTCCTTGAGCAGAATCAGCCCAAGTGGATCGGCGTCGGCGTCGAGGAGACCGACACCCAGGTATTCCAGTTCATGCGGATGTTCCACATGGCGGGCAGATGTGTCGATTGCGGTTCCTGCGTCGAGGTCTGCCCCATGGGCGTGGATCTGAGAACATTCCTCAAAAAACTCGATAAGGACGGATTTGAACTTTTCGAACACCGGGCCGGTGAGTCTCTCGAGAGCCTGCCGCCGCTCAGTGTCCATTCGATGAACGATAAAGAGGAATTCATCTACGAACCGGAGTAA
- a CDS encoding 4Fe-4S dicluster domain-containing protein — MGTFLEEINEKIGGVPIQACYHCRKCTAGCPVAFAMDYNPNAVIKMIQMGKRDEVLNSSTIWLCASCETCVTRCPNEVDIARMMDVLRETAIENNIEPKEKNILKFHEAFLSNIKFGGRINEPLMIMLYKMKSGDYFSDLGMGMSMFMKGKIKLLSPRTSDMKSVRNIFKATGK; from the coding sequence ATGGGAACGTTTTTAGAAGAGATCAATGAGAAAATCGGGGGAGTCCCCATTCAGGCCTGCTACCACTGCAGAAAGTGTACAGCCGGGTGTCCGGTGGCCTTTGCCATGGATTACAACCCGAACGCCGTCATCAAGATGATCCAGATGGGGAAGCGTGATGAGGTTCTGAACAGCTCGACGATCTGGCTCTGCGCCTCCTGTGAAACCTGCGTAACGCGCTGCCCCAACGAGGTCGATATCGCCCGGATGATGGACGTGTTGCGGGAAACGGCGATCGAGAACAATATCGAGCCGAAAGAAAAGAATATTCTGAAATTTCATGAAGCGTTCCTATCGAATATCAAGTTCGGCGGCAGGATCAACGAGCCGCTCATGATCATGCTCTATAAGATGAAATCGGGAGATTATTTCTCCGACCTCGGGATGGGAATGAGCATGTTCATGAAGGGGAAGATAAAACTTCTGTCCCCGAGAACGAGTGACATGAAATCGGTGAGAAATATATTCAAAGCAACCGGTAAATAG
- a CDS encoding 4Fe-4S dicluster domain-containing protein produces the protein MEKRVIKKDALAGIVQKLAEDTLVYAPVQEEDQVLFKALKQGMAPLIDFANAKNAPKNFFFPQTETMLKFFRSERGRELSEVVEGSPEAILFGVRPCDARSFVLLDAVFNDPTYKDPYYIERREKTTIVSLGCVNPPYTTCFCTSVGGHPLSSEGADVMLTEMEEGYLAEFLTEKGEKLLARLGDLSAADQGLDEKKKEISAAAEGKIKSHIPGKEIKPWLDENFEHPFWDTIHKSCLACGTCTYLCPTCHCFDITDEVKGDGGQRIRSWDSCMSWLFTMETSGHNPRPSQKERWRQRLMHKFRYFVDRYGAIACVGCGRCVMYCPVNIDIRKIVTDISKQ, from the coding sequence ATGGAAAAGAGAGTGATTAAAAAGGACGCCCTGGCCGGTATTGTACAGAAACTGGCGGAAGATACGCTGGTCTATGCGCCGGTTCAGGAAGAGGATCAGGTACTCTTCAAGGCTCTGAAACAGGGAATGGCGCCGTTGATCGACTTCGCGAACGCGAAAAACGCGCCGAAAAATTTCTTCTTTCCCCAGACGGAGACAATGCTCAAGTTCTTTCGCAGTGAGCGGGGCAGGGAACTTTCCGAGGTCGTCGAAGGATCTCCCGAGGCGATCCTGTTCGGCGTCCGTCCCTGCGATGCGCGGAGCTTCGTCCTGCTGGACGCTGTCTTCAATGATCCGACATATAAAGATCCCTATTACATCGAGAGAAGAGAAAAAACGACAATCGTCTCGCTGGGCTGTGTCAACCCGCCCTACACGACCTGTTTCTGCACCTCCGTCGGTGGCCACCCCCTTTCTTCGGAAGGTGCCGACGTGATGCTGACGGAGATGGAAGAGGGATATCTGGCCGAGTTTCTGACCGAGAAGGGTGAGAAGCTTCTGGCCCGTCTGGGTGATCTGTCGGCGGCCGATCAGGGGTTGGATGAGAAAAAGAAGGAAATCTCCGCAGCAGCTGAGGGTAAGATCAAATCCCATATTCCGGGTAAAGAGATCAAACCATGGCTCGATGAGAATTTCGAACATCCCTTCTGGGATACGATTCATAAAAGCTGTCTTGCCTGCGGTACCTGCACCTATCTGTGTCCCACCTGCCACTGCTTTGACATCACCGATGAAGTGAAGGGCGACGGCGGGCAGCGTATCCGCTCCTGGGATTCCTGCATGTCCTGGCTTTTCACCATGGAAACCTCGGGCCATAATCCGAGACCGAGCCAGAAGGAGCGATGGCGCCAGAGACTGATGCACAAGTTCCGGTATTTCGTTGACAGATATGGGGCGATCGCCTGTGTCGGTTGCGGCCGGTGCGTCATGTACTGCCCCGTCAATATAGACATACGAAAGATTGTAACGGATATTTCGAAACAATAG
- a CDS encoding CoB--CoM heterodisulfide reductase iron-sulfur subunit B family protein, producing the protein MKVSYYPGCSLHATGREYDESVKAVSTALNIELNEVDDWSCCGASSAHMTNYKLSVALPARNLIAAEKNEWDVMVPCAACFNRFKSAQHHLEKDEALRSEIENALGMKYAGSVAVRTPIDVIYNDIGIDAIRELVKKPLEGLKPVSYYGCLLLRPPEVCQFDDYENPYMLDAIMNGLGAESRKWSCKTDCCGGSLTLGKTEIVIRLVDRLMTMAREAGANCLVTACPVCFANLDTRASENVVLPAFYFTELIALALGLEGYDSWFRMHNVNPRPLLSSLGLV; encoded by the coding sequence TTGAAAGTTTCATATTATCCAGGATGTTCGCTGCATGCCACGGGAAGGGAGTATGACGAGTCCGTTAAAGCCGTCAGCACGGCATTGAATATAGAACTCAATGAGGTGGATGACTGGTCCTGCTGCGGAGCGTCATCGGCCCATATGACCAATTACAAGCTCTCCGTCGCGCTTCCGGCAAGAAACCTGATCGCCGCCGAGAAAAATGAATGGGACGTCATGGTTCCCTGCGCCGCCTGTTTCAACCGGTTCAAGTCCGCGCAGCACCACCTTGAGAAGGATGAGGCGTTGCGCTCTGAAATAGAAAACGCTCTCGGCATGAAGTACGCCGGTTCGGTGGCGGTCCGGACACCGATCGATGTCATTTACAATGACATCGGTATCGATGCGATCCGGGAACTGGTAAAGAAACCCCTGGAAGGCCTGAAACCCGTCTCCTATTACGGATGTCTGCTCCTGCGGCCGCCCGAGGTGTGCCAGTTCGATGATTACGAGAATCCCTACATGCTTGACGCGATCATGAACGGTCTCGGTGCGGAATCGCGCAAATGGTCCTGCAAGACCGACTGCTGCGGAGGAAGCCTGACCCTGGGGAAAACGGAGATCGTCATCAGGCTGGTGGACCGTCTCATGACCATGGCCCGCGAAGCGGGGGCCAATTGCCTGGTGACGGCATGCCCCGTCTGCTTTGCGAACCTCGATACAAGGGCGAGTGAAAACGTGGTGCTCCCGGCGTTTTACTTTACCGAACTCATTGCTCTTGCCCTGGGGCTTGAGGGATACGATTCCTGGTTCAGGATGCACAACGTCAATCCCCGTCCCCTGCTGAGCTCCCTGGGGCTTGTGTAA
- a CDS encoding sulfide/dihydroorotate dehydrogenase-like FAD/NAD-binding protein: protein MNRIIDKESISENVIQMVIEAPEIARKRKAGQFVVLMTDEKGERIPLTIVDEDREAGTIDIIYQVVGKTTACLAAMNPGDELFSVVGPLGKATDIEQFGTCVCVGGGVGIGVVYPIAKALKELGNRVVSIIGARSKNILILEEKMRAVSDELLVATDDGSYGHHGFVSDVLQSRIDAGETIDRVFAVGPVPMMRVLSELTRPYHIPTIVSLNPIMVDATGMCGACRVSVGGETKLACVDGPEFDGHEVDFGLLASRLRMYTEQEKEAIDHLECQCHGRK, encoded by the coding sequence TTGAACAGGATCATCGATAAGGAATCAATATCGGAGAATGTCATACAGATGGTCATCGAAGCGCCCGAGATCGCCCGCAAACGGAAGGCGGGGCAGTTTGTCGTGCTCATGACCGACGAAAAGGGGGAGCGGATACCGCTCACCATTGTCGACGAGGACAGGGAAGCGGGAACGATAGACATCATCTATCAGGTCGTCGGGAAGACAACCGCCTGCCTTGCCGCCATGAATCCGGGGGATGAACTATTCAGCGTTGTCGGACCCCTCGGCAAGGCGACGGATATTGAGCAGTTCGGTACCTGTGTCTGTGTCGGCGGCGGTGTCGGTATCGGTGTCGTGTATCCCATCGCGAAGGCGCTGAAAGAGCTGGGGAACCGGGTCGTATCGATCATCGGGGCCCGGTCGAAGAACATCCTTATTCTCGAGGAGAAGATGCGTGCCGTGAGCGACGAACTTCTGGTCGCCACCGACGACGGGAGTTATGGCCATCACGGTTTTGTCAGCGATGTTCTCCAGAGCCGCATCGATGCGGGAGAGACGATAGACCGTGTCTTTGCCGTCGGTCCCGTGCCGATGATGCGGGTCCTCTCGGAACTGACCAGGCCCTATCACATTCCGACCATCGTCAGTCTCAACCCGATCATGGTCGATGCCACCGGCATGTGCGGCGCCTGCCGCGTTTCCGTCGGCGGCGAGACAAAACTTGCCTGCGTCGACGGTCCGGAATTTGACGGGCATGAGGTTGATTTCGGCCTGCTGGCGAGCCGCCTGAGGATGTACACGGAACAGGAAAAAGAAGCAATAGACCATCTGGAGTGTCAATGCCATGGACGAAAGTAA
- a CDS encoding FAD/NAD(P)-binding protein, with product MQTNPYVPIPVNVDKIITEVTTKDIKTFRLAFVNKEDEENFKYLPGQFAELSVFGKGESPIGIASSPTQKGYIEFTVQKAGVVTSELHAMEEGTLMGVRGPLGNTWPIDYLEGKNIVIVGGGFAFTTLRSLLNYMIDDANRSRFQNITVVYGAREPGLLIYKDELAQWEKRDDINLNVTVDKGDETWKGREGFVPTVCKEVAPSSENAVAVICGPPIMIRFTLPVFFDLGFSRENIYTSLEMRMKCGIGKCGRCNVGHKYVCKDGPVFSLAELDGLTKEY from the coding sequence ATGCAAACGAACCCTTATGTACCGATACCTGTCAACGTCGATAAAATCATCACGGAAGTGACGACCAAGGATATCAAGACGTTCCGCCTCGCCTTCGTGAACAAGGAAGATGAGGAAAACTTCAAGTACCTTCCCGGCCAGTTCGCCGAGCTTTCCGTCTTCGGAAAGGGCGAGTCACCGATCGGGATCGCGTCCTCACCCACGCAGAAAGGTTACATTGAATTTACCGTGCAGAAGGCCGGTGTGGTAACGAGCGAGCTCCACGCCATGGAAGAAGGGACCCTGATGGGTGTACGAGGCCCCCTGGGGAACACCTGGCCCATCGATTACCTCGAGGGAAAGAACATCGTCATCGTCGGCGGCGGGTTTGCCTTCACCACGCTCCGGTCGCTGCTCAATTACATGATAGACGACGCGAACCGCTCCCGGTTCCAGAACATCACCGTCGTGTACGGCGCCCGTGAGCCGGGTCTCCTGATCTACAAGGACGAGCTTGCACAGTGGGAGAAAAGGGACGACATTAATCTCAATGTCACCGTCGACAAAGGGGATGAGACTTGGAAAGGTCGCGAAGGATTCGTTCCCACGGTCTGTAAGGAAGTGGCCCCGAGCTCTGAAAACGCCGTGGCTGTCATATGCGGGCCTCCCATCATGATACGGTTCACCCTGCCCGTCTTCTTCGATCTCGGATTTTCCAGGGAGAACATCTATACCTCACTGGAAATGAGGATGAAGTGCGGCATTGGAAAGTGCGGTCGCTGCAACGTGGGACACAAGTATGTCTGCAAGGACGGCCCCGTGTTCTCACTTGCCGAACTGGACGGCTTGACGAAAGAATACTAA
- a CDS encoding hydrogenase iron-sulfur subunit — protein sequence MADNNKEDQNWEPKIVAFVCNWCTYAGADLAGISRIQYPPNVRLIRLPCSGRVNPFYVVKALQEGADGVLVSGCHPGECHYLTGNLSARRKFSMLKNFLTYVGVEPDRTLFTWVSASEGEKFAHVIKGVTDKVKALGPAKKLVKKFD from the coding sequence ATGGCTGATAACAATAAAGAAGATCAAAACTGGGAACCCAAGATCGTGGCCTTTGTCTGCAACTGGTGTACCTATGCGGGGGCCGACCTGGCGGGGATCAGCAGAATTCAGTATCCACCCAACGTCAGGCTGATACGGCTTCCCTGTTCCGGAAGGGTCAATCCCTTCTATGTCGTCAAAGCGCTGCAGGAAGGGGCTGACGGTGTTCTCGTATCAGGTTGCCATCCAGGCGAGTGTCACTACCTCACGGGAAATCTCTCGGCCCGGAGAAAGTTCTCCATGCTGAAAAATTTCCTGACCTATGTCGGGGTCGAACCCGACCGAACGCTTTTTACGTGGGTTTCAGCATCGGAAGGCGAGAAGTTCGCTCATGTCATCAAGGGTGTGACCGACAAGGTAAAAGCCCTGGGACCGGCGAAAAAGCTGGTGAAGAAGTTCGATTAG